In a single window of the Actinomycetota bacterium genome:
- a CDS encoding acyl-CoA carboxylase subunit beta has product MVLPALLAPPLPTNVDPDDEAYCQNRADMLEQLAVIDALLDEAEAGGGEKAMERMRSRGKMPVRERIAMVLDPDTPFLEISPLAGYNSDYAVGGGMLVGIGIIAGTECVILANDPSVLGGALTPYAAKKWMRALQISRERRIPYVSFVESAGADLRVETGDSGRRKVQVDHFAETGRFFYEMIELSKLRIPTVCVVFGSSTAGGAYQPGMSDYNIVIREQSKIFLAGPPLVKMATGEESDDEMLGGARLHAEVSGLGDYFAEDEMDAIRLCREVVSHLNWRKQGSGPTLQTDEPVHDPEELLGLVSRDLRQPVDVREVIARVVDGSRFEEFKPRYGPTMVCGWASIHGYPLGILGNNGVIYPDAAQKAAHFIQLCNQVDVPLLFLQNITGYMVGRDFEADGIIKKGSQMINAVTNSTVPHLTVIIGSSYGAGTYGMSGRAFGNAFTFLWPTAKIAVMGPKQIAGVMSIVRRGQAARHGVAFDEEEDAAIVAMVEDIQEKGSLALVATGAISDDGIIDPRDTRTVLGLCLSVVQNSAVEGATGYGVYRL; this is encoded by the coding sequence ATGGTGTTGCCCGCGCTGCTTGCCCCACCGCTGCCGACGAACGTCGATCCCGACGACGAGGCGTACTGCCAGAACCGCGCCGACATGCTCGAGCAACTCGCGGTGATCGACGCGCTGCTCGACGAGGCAGAGGCGGGTGGTGGTGAGAAGGCGATGGAGCGGATGCGGTCGCGGGGCAAGATGCCGGTGCGGGAGCGCATCGCGATGGTGCTCGACCCCGACACCCCGTTCCTCGAGATCAGCCCGCTCGCCGGCTACAACTCGGACTACGCGGTAGGCGGGGGGATGCTCGTCGGGATCGGCATCATCGCCGGCACCGAGTGCGTGATCCTCGCCAACGACCCGTCGGTGCTCGGCGGCGCGCTCACGCCGTACGCGGCGAAGAAGTGGATGCGCGCGCTGCAGATCTCGCGCGAGCGGCGCATCCCGTACGTGAGCTTCGTCGAGTCCGCCGGCGCCGACCTGCGGGTGGAGACGGGCGACAGCGGGCGGCGCAAGGTGCAGGTCGACCACTTCGCGGAGACCGGCCGCTTCTTCTACGAGATGATCGAGCTGTCGAAGCTGCGCATCCCGACGGTGTGCGTCGTGTTCGGTTCGTCGACGGCGGGCGGGGCCTATCAACCCGGCATGTCCGACTACAACATCGTCATCCGCGAGCAGTCGAAGATCTTCCTCGCCGGGCCACCGCTCGTGAAGATGGCCACGGGGGAGGAGTCCGACGACGAGATGCTCGGCGGGGCGCGGCTGCACGCCGAGGTCTCCGGCCTCGGTGACTACTTCGCCGAGGACGAGATGGACGCGATCCGGCTCTGCCGCGAGGTCGTGTCGCACCTGAACTGGCGCAAGCAGGGTTCGGGCCCGACCCTGCAGACCGACGAACCCGTGCACGACCCCGAGGAGCTGCTCGGGCTGGTCAGCCGCGACCTGCGCCAGCCGGTCGACGTGCGTGAGGTGATCGCCCGTGTGGTCGACGGCTCGCGGTTCGAAGAGTTCAAGCCCCGCTACGGTCCGACGATGGTGTGCGGTTGGGCGAGCATCCACGGTTACCCCCTCGGGATCCTCGGCAACAACGGGGTGATCTACCCGGACGCGGCGCAGAAAGCGGCGCACTTCATCCAGCTCTGCAACCAGGTCGACGTGCCGCTGCTCTTCCTGCAGAACATCACCGGCTACATGGTCGGCAGGGACTTCGAGGCCGACGGGATCATCAAGAAGGGCTCGCAGATGATCAACGCCGTCACCAACTCGACGGTGCCGCACCTCACCGTGATCATCGGCTCGTCGTACGGCGCGGGCACCTACGGCATGTCCGGGCGCGCGTTCGGCAACGCCTTCACGTTCCTGTGGCCGACCGCCAAGATCGCAGTGATGGGCCCGAAGCAGATCGCCGGCGTGATGTCGATCGTGCGCCGCGGCCAGGCGGCTCGCCATGGTGTGGCCTTCGACGAGGAAGAGGACGCGGCGATCGTCGCGATGGTCGAGGACATCCAAGAGAAGGGCTCGCTGGCGCTCGTCGCCACCGGGGCGATCAGCGACGACGGCATCATCGACCCCCGCGACACCAGAACGGTGCTCGGGCTCTGCCTCTCCGTCGTCCAGAACAGCGCCGTCGAGGGCGCCACCGGCTACGGGGTGTACCGGCTGTGA
- a CDS encoding CopD family protein, with product MGYYLVLFAHLLGAAIWAGGHLVLAVSVLPKALRARRAATITEFEASFERIGLPALAVQVVSGLWLAERLLGSPSHWFDDTPLARTVLLKLGLLAATVALALHARLRLIPRLTDETLPALAAHIVAITVVAVALVAAGASIRLGGYPIFTR from the coding sequence ATCGGCTACTACCTCGTGCTCTTCGCTCACCTGCTCGGGGCCGCGATCTGGGCCGGCGGACACCTGGTCCTCGCCGTCAGCGTGCTCCCGAAGGCGCTGCGCGCGCGGCGGGCGGCCACCATCACCGAGTTCGAGGCGAGCTTCGAGCGCATCGGGCTGCCCGCACTCGCGGTTCAGGTGGTGTCGGGCCTCTGGCTGGCCGAGCGCCTGCTCGGCTCGCCCTCGCACTGGTTCGACGACACGCCCCTCGCCCGCACCGTGCTGTTGAAGCTCGGCCTGCTGGCGGCCACGGTCGCCCTGGCCCTGCATGCGCGGCTGCGGCTGATCCCTCGCCTGACCGACGAGACGCTGCCCGCGCTCGCCGCGCACATCGTCGCGATCACCGTCGTCGCCGTGGCGTTGGTCGCCGCCGGCGCCAGCATCCGCCTCGGTGGCTACCCGATCTTCACCCGCTGA
- a CDS encoding DUF1446 domain-containing protein, with protein sequence MTNNPSTTTPIRIANCSGFYGDRLSAAREMVEGGPIDVLTGDWLAELTMLILARTQAKRPGGGYARSFITQMEHVMGTCMDRGIKVVSNAGGLDPAGCAEAVHEVADRLGLSPTIAYVSGDELLSRLDELVAAGIDLAHMDTGEPIGDTSRFVSANAYLGCWGIVEALGRGADIVVTGRVTDAAVVCGPAAWHHGWARDDWDALAGAVVAGHVIECGTQATGGNYSFFTEVQGMDRVGFPWADVAADGSSVIGKHDGTGGEVSIGTITSQLLYEIAGPAYLGPDVTARFDTIQLDQLGPDQVRISGTRGEPPPPTLKVAMNEIGGFRNDMTVALTGLDIEEKGRLVEDAFWAACPIPRDGFASVTTRLVRTDKPDPASNEEAVAMWRITVKDPDSRKVGRVMSNAVIELGLATIPGFFGLSGGPSEGTPYGVYRPAVVPAELVPQHVAVLGGAQTVVESVAPPGAVTIAPVEPPRATAPPGATVRAPIGAVVGARSGDKGGNANLGVFARDDIAWAWLDAFLTTERLRELLPETAPLTIDRHRLPALRSLNFVVHALLEEGVAASSRQDRQAKSLGEWLRARVVDVPVALLPSASPAG encoded by the coding sequence ATGACGAACAACCCGAGCACGACCACTCCGATCCGCATCGCCAACTGCTCCGGCTTCTACGGAGACCGCCTGTCTGCCGCGCGCGAGATGGTCGAGGGCGGTCCGATCGACGTGCTCACCGGTGACTGGCTGGCCGAGCTGACGATGCTGATCCTCGCCCGTACGCAGGCCAAGCGCCCCGGCGGGGGCTATGCCCGCAGCTTCATCACGCAGATGGAGCACGTGATGGGGACGTGCATGGACCGCGGGATCAAGGTCGTGTCGAACGCCGGGGGGCTGGATCCCGCCGGCTGTGCAGAGGCCGTCCACGAGGTCGCCGACCGGCTGGGGCTCTCGCCGACGATCGCCTACGTGAGTGGCGACGAGCTGCTCTCCCGGCTCGACGAGCTCGTCGCCGCGGGCATCGATCTCGCGCACATGGACACCGGGGAGCCGATCGGCGATACGTCGCGCTTCGTCAGCGCGAACGCGTACCTCGGCTGCTGGGGGATCGTCGAAGCGCTCGGTCGAGGTGCCGACATCGTCGTCACCGGACGGGTAACGGATGCCGCCGTCGTCTGCGGTCCGGCGGCGTGGCACCACGGTTGGGCCCGCGACGACTGGGACGCCCTCGCGGGCGCGGTGGTCGCCGGTCACGTGATCGAGTGCGGCACGCAGGCAACGGGCGGCAACTACTCCTTCTTCACCGAGGTGCAGGGGATGGATCGGGTGGGCTTCCCGTGGGCCGACGTCGCCGCCGACGGCTCGTCGGTGATCGGCAAGCACGACGGCACCGGCGGTGAGGTGTCGATCGGCACCATCACGTCCCAGCTCCTGTACGAGATCGCCGGCCCGGCGTACCTCGGCCCCGACGTGACCGCGCGCTTCGACACGATCCAGCTCGACCAGCTCGGCCCCGATCAGGTGCGGATCAGCGGGACCAGGGGGGAACCGCCGCCGCCGACCCTGAAGGTGGCGATGAACGAGATCGGCGGCTTCCGCAACGACATGACGGTGGCGCTGACCGGGCTCGACATCGAGGAGAAGGGCCGCCTTGTAGAGGACGCGTTCTGGGCCGCGTGCCCGATCCCGCGCGACGGGTTCGCGAGCGTCACCACGCGCCTGGTGCGCACCGACAAGCCGGATCCCGCTTCCAACGAGGAGGCGGTGGCGATGTGGAGGATCACGGTCAAGGATCCAGATTCGCGCAAGGTCGGCCGGGTGATGTCGAACGCGGTGATCGAGCTCGGCCTCGCGACCATCCCCGGGTTCTTCGGTCTCTCCGGAGGACCCTCGGAGGGGACGCCTTACGGGGTCTACCGGCCGGCGGTGGTGCCTGCCGAGCTCGTGCCCCAGCACGTCGCCGTGCTCGGCGGTGCGCAGACGGTGGTCGAATCGGTGGCGCCCCCCGGCGCGGTCACCATCGCCCCCGTAGAGCCCCCTCGCGCCACCGCTCCGCCAGGCGCGACGGTGCGTGCGCCGATCGGTGCGGTGGTCGGTGCCCGGTCCGGCGACAAGGGTGGCAACGCGAACCTCGGCGTGTTCGCCCGCGACGACATCGCCTGGGCGTGGCTCGACGCCTTCTTGACCACCGAGCGCCTGCGCGAGCTGCTGCCCGAGACGGCGCCGCTCACCATCGACCGTCACCGCCTGCCCGCCCTGCGGTCGCTCAACTTCGTGGTCCATGCCCTGCTGGAGGAGGGAGTGGCCGCCTCCAGCCGTCAGGATCGCCAGGCGAAGAGCCTGGGTGAGTGGCTGCGCGCGCGAGTCGTCGACGTGCCCGTCGCGCTCTTGCCCTCCGCTTCGCCGGCGGGGTGA
- a CDS encoding biotin/lipoyl-binding protein — protein MITSLLIANRGEIARRVVRTAREMGVRCIAVYVDADEAAPFVAEADEAVKLDTGYLDGAAIIAAALASGADAVHPGYGFLSENAAFAADVEAAGLVWVGPSPSTIEAMGDKLAAKRLAVEAGVPTLASSDDPDDPDEAARVGYPLLVKAAAGGGGKGMRVVTAPDELAEAVASARREAASSFGDDRVFLEHYVSRARHVEIQILGDHHGNLVHLGERECSIQRRHQKVVEESPSPVVDDALRDAMGQAALALGRAIGYESAGTVELLVDDDTREFFFLEVNTRLQVEHPVTEEVTGVDLVREQLRIAAGERLDVEQHQITFAGHAIEVRLYAEDPANGFLPAAGTVEAFEPAATPAVRWDSGIEAGSVVGVRFDPMLAKVISHAPTRPEAAGRLALALERLHLGGIVTNRDFLAATLRHPAFAAGDTTTDFIERHAPAPALVLGDDELGRAAIVAALWIQAVNRERAAVWRDVPSGWRNARLAPQQTTLAADGRELTVRYRTRRDGVFTFDDGTTARVFAKTALAITVEIDGRRATTRVTRAGDRLYVQTARGTVELHERPRFHVPGSEGPAGALTAPMPGTVIDVRASDGDHVGAGQVLVVLEAMKMEHHIKSPGAGIVTEVRVRAGQHVENGTLLLVIEPAEAGEGSS, from the coding sequence GTGATCACTTCGCTGCTGATCGCCAACCGCGGCGAGATCGCGCGCCGCGTCGTTCGCACCGCGCGCGAGATGGGCGTGCGGTGCATCGCCGTCTACGTCGACGCCGACGAGGCGGCGCCGTTCGTCGCCGAGGCCGACGAGGCCGTCAAGCTCGACACCGGCTACCTCGACGGCGCGGCCATCATCGCCGCCGCGCTCGCGAGCGGGGCCGATGCCGTCCACCCCGGCTACGGCTTCCTGTCCGAGAACGCCGCCTTCGCCGCCGACGTCGAGGCCGCCGGCCTGGTGTGGGTCGGCCCGTCACCGTCCACGATCGAGGCGATGGGCGACAAGCTGGCCGCGAAGCGGCTCGCGGTCGAGGCCGGTGTGCCGACCCTTGCGTCGAGCGACGACCCCGACGATCCCGACGAGGCCGCGCGCGTCGGCTACCCGCTGCTCGTGAAGGCGGCCGCCGGCGGTGGCGGGAAGGGGATGAGGGTCGTCACCGCCCCCGACGAGCTCGCCGAGGCCGTCGCTTCCGCGCGACGAGAGGCCGCGAGCTCGTTCGGCGACGACAGGGTGTTCCTGGAGCACTACGTGTCCCGGGCGCGCCACGTCGAGATCCAGATCCTCGGCGACCACCACGGCAACCTCGTTCACCTCGGCGAGCGGGAGTGCTCCATCCAGCGCCGCCACCAGAAGGTGGTCGAGGAGTCGCCGTCACCGGTCGTCGACGACGCGCTGCGTGACGCGATGGGACAGGCCGCGCTGGCTCTCGGCCGGGCGATCGGGTACGAGTCCGCCGGCACCGTCGAGCTGCTCGTCGACGACGACACACGTGAGTTCTTCTTCCTCGAGGTGAACACCCGCCTGCAGGTGGAGCACCCGGTGACCGAGGAGGTCACCGGTGTCGACCTCGTGCGTGAGCAGCTGCGCATCGCTGCCGGCGAGCGTCTCGACGTGGAGCAGCACCAGATCACGTTCGCCGGTCACGCGATCGAGGTGCGCCTCTACGCCGAGGATCCGGCGAACGGCTTCTTGCCCGCGGCCGGCACAGTCGAGGCGTTCGAACCCGCCGCCACACCGGCGGTGCGCTGGGACTCGGGCATCGAAGCGGGCTCCGTGGTGGGGGTGCGCTTCGATCCGATGCTGGCCAAGGTGATCTCGCACGCGCCGACGCGCCCGGAAGCAGCTGGGCGCCTCGCGCTCGCCCTCGAGCGCCTCCACCTCGGGGGCATCGTCACCAACCGTGACTTCCTCGCGGCCACACTGCGGCACCCGGCCTTCGCTGCCGGCGACACGACGACCGACTTCATCGAGCGCCATGCGCCGGCGCCGGCACTCGTGCTCGGCGACGACGAGCTCGGGCGGGCGGCGATCGTCGCCGCACTCTGGATCCAGGCCGTGAACCGCGAGCGCGCGGCGGTGTGGCGCGACGTGCCGAGCGGCTGGCGCAATGCGCGCCTCGCGCCCCAGCAGACGACGCTGGCCGCCGACGGGCGAGAGCTCACCGTTCGCTACCGCACCCGTCGCGACGGCGTGTTCACCTTCGATGACGGAACGACGGCACGAGTGTTCGCCAAGACGGCGCTGGCGATCACCGTCGAGATCGACGGGCGGCGGGCCACGACGCGGGTCACCCGCGCCGGCGACCGCCTCTACGTGCAGACCGCCAGGGGCACCGTCGAGCTCCACGAACGGCCGCGCTTCCACGTGCCCGGCAGCGAGGGTCCCGCCGGCGCATTGACTGCGCCGATGCCGGGCACGGTGATCGACGTGCGCGCCTCCGACGGCGACCACGTCGGCGCCGGGCAGGTGCTCGTCGTGCTGGAAGCGATGAAGATGGAGCATCACATCAAGTCGCCGGGAGCCGGAATCGTCACCGAAGTCCGCGTGCGCGCCGGCCAGCACGTGGAGAACGGCACGCTGCTGCTCGTGATCGAGCCCGCAGAAGCAGGGGAAGGATCGTCATGA
- a CDS encoding MFS transporter, giving the protein MSRRRALVLHQGANLASGVSNSVVIIAIPWLIIDRTGSAATAGLAGALAGLPGIAVSPLVGAMVDRLGRKTVSVGSDVLSAASVALFPLAEALDVLGLAVILALTLLGAVFDPAGYTARKSLIPDVAQASATPVDTLNGLHEGLFAAGWVLGPMLGAFAIATVGPVGAMWFACAGFVLASFAIATLDVPDRAVSAETEGEDAHDSRPAAFSDRALVGLRALAADRPVWILTLAIAVIAMIYGPTETVLLPVHFEALDEPRAFGFVLSGLAGGAMVGAFGFGWLAARMSRHMIAKVFVGLACLAYFPLALLPPTALMVAAAALLGLAWGPLNPLLNSLIQDRFPADQHGRIYGVQLAIFYAAPPLGQLVAGLTVDWLGVRPVILGVAAALAAMAAIVALQPSLRGLDGAGGLEDRPRRSRISG; this is encoded by the coding sequence ATGTCTCGGCGGCGCGCGCTCGTCCTCCACCAGGGCGCCAACCTGGCGAGCGGCGTGTCCAACTCGGTCGTGATCATCGCCATCCCTTGGCTGATCATCGATCGCACCGGTTCGGCAGCCACCGCCGGGCTGGCCGGAGCGCTCGCCGGGCTTCCCGGGATCGCGGTCTCCCCGCTCGTCGGGGCGATGGTCGACCGGCTCGGGCGCAAGACCGTCTCCGTAGGCTCCGACGTGCTGAGCGCCGCATCCGTCGCGCTGTTCCCGCTCGCCGAGGCTCTCGACGTGCTCGGCCTGGCGGTGATCCTCGCGCTGACGCTGCTCGGAGCCGTGTTCGACCCGGCCGGCTACACCGCCCGCAAGTCCTTGATCCCCGACGTCGCGCAGGCTTCGGCCACCCCGGTCGACACCTTGAACGGCTTGCACGAGGGCCTGTTCGCGGCCGGGTGGGTGCTCGGGCCGATGCTCGGCGCGTTCGCCATCGCAACGGTCGGTCCCGTCGGTGCGATGTGGTTCGCGTGCGCCGGGTTCGTCCTCGCGTCGTTCGCGATCGCCACGCTCGACGTGCCCGACAGGGCGGTCTCGGCCGAGACCGAGGGCGAGGACGCCCACGACTCCCGCCCGGCCGCGTTCTCCGATAGGGCTCTCGTCGGCCTGCGCGCGCTGGCTGCCGACCGACCGGTATGGATCCTGACGCTCGCCATCGCCGTGATCGCGATGATCTACGGACCGACCGAGACCGTGCTGCTGCCGGTGCACTTCGAGGCGCTCGACGAGCCTCGGGCGTTCGGGTTCGTCCTCTCCGGCTTGGCAGGTGGCGCGATGGTGGGCGCGTTCGGGTTCGGCTGGTTGGCCGCCCGCATGTCACGTCACATGATCGCGAAGGTCTTCGTCGGCCTGGCCTGCCTCGCGTACTTCCCCCTCGCCCTGCTCCCGCCGACGGCGCTGATGGTCGCCGCCGCGGCGCTGCTCGGTCTCGCGTGGGGGCCGCTCAACCCTTTGCTCAACAGCCTGATCCAGGACCGCTTCCCCGCCGACCAGCACGGCAGGATCTACGGCGTACAGCTGGCGATCTTCTACGCCGCCCCGCCGCTCGGACAACTGGTCGCCGGCCTGACGGTGGACTGGCTCGGGGTTCGCCCGGTGATCCTCGGCGTCGCCGCCGCGTTGGCCGCGATGGCCGCGATCGTCGCGTTGCAGCCGAGCCTGCGCGGCCTCGACGGCGCCGGCGGGCTGGAGGACCGGCCTCGGCGATCGCGGATCAGCGGGTGA
- a CDS encoding TIGR03084 family protein produces the protein MELNEVLDDLAAEQESLDSVVAKLAEDEWARPTPSPRWTVADQIAHLAYFDGSAALAITDPDAFAASVAELIGSLSGGEEAVDEATLGPSRKMSPDELLAHWRANRRRLYEAAQGLDENQRVPWYGPSMSAKSFLTARLMEAWAHGTDVVDTVGAERPATDRLRHIAQLGFITRGWSYANRGEEVPSGTVRLELTAPSGETWTWGPDPADDAVTGTALDFCLVVTQRRHLDDTALLSGELGRHWLVRAQAFAGGATDGPAPRVS, from the coding sequence ATGGAACTCAACGAGGTGCTCGACGATCTGGCCGCCGAACAGGAGTCGCTGGACAGCGTCGTCGCGAAGCTGGCCGAGGACGAGTGGGCGCGGCCCACACCGAGCCCGCGCTGGACCGTGGCCGACCAGATCGCTCATCTTGCCTACTTCGACGGGTCTGCTGCGCTCGCGATCACAGACCCCGACGCGTTCGCGGCCTCGGTGGCCGAGCTCATCGGATCGCTGTCGGGCGGTGAAGAGGCGGTCGACGAGGCGACGCTCGGCCCCAGCCGCAAGATGTCGCCCGACGAGCTCCTCGCGCACTGGCGGGCGAACCGCCGCCGCCTGTACGAGGCCGCGCAGGGACTCGACGAGAACCAGCGGGTGCCGTGGTACGGGCCGTCGATGAGCGCGAAGTCGTTCCTCACCGCGCGGCTGATGGAAGCCTGGGCCCACGGCACCGACGTCGTCGACACCGTGGGGGCGGAGCGCCCGGCCACCGACCGGCTGCGCCACATCGCCCAGCTCGGCTTCATCACGCGCGGCTGGTCGTACGCCAACCGCGGCGAGGAGGTGCCGTCTGGGACTGTGCGCCTGGAGCTGACCGCGCCATCGGGGGAGACCTGGACCTGGGGGCCCGACCCCGCCGACGACGCGGTGACCGGGACGGCGCTCGACTTCTGCCTCGTCGTCACCCAGCGCCGCCACCTCGACGACACCGCATTGCTCTCCGGCGAGCTCGGCCGCCACTGGCTGGTGCGCGCCCAGGCCTTCGCCGGGGGCGCGACGGACGGCCCGGCGCCGCGGGTGAGCTGA
- a CDS encoding TetR/AcrR family transcriptional regulator, which translates to MAARASRRRARRALALRFAGGVTVAMGAVDVAATELEVRLRSVQAPRRVMTRERARSLTTRQREILDQLEELFEDGFAGRTMAEIAARVNCSLRTLYELAPSRDDLVLTVVDRILWRIGRSARDAITPEMAPIDAVRAYLLAANAAVGLVTETFARDLAAVPSAQAVGDAHNGYLVAVTRCLLDLAVERGDVADVDTAAVAHVVASLGRDLSQPEVSSTLRTSPRVAADAVVDVILNGLSARRAS; encoded by the coding sequence GTGGCTGCGCGCGCGAGTCGTCGACGTGCCCGTCGCGCTCTTGCCCTCCGCTTCGCCGGCGGGGTGACCGTGGCGATGGGCGCGGTCGACGTCGCGGCGACGGAGCTGGAGGTGCGCCTGCGCTCCGTGCAGGCACCTCGCCGGGTGATGACCCGCGAGCGAGCGCGCAGCTTGACCACCCGCCAGCGCGAGATCCTCGACCAGCTCGAAGAGCTGTTCGAGGACGGCTTCGCGGGGCGGACGATGGCTGAGATCGCCGCTCGCGTGAACTGCTCCCTGCGCACCCTCTACGAGCTCGCCCCGAGCCGTGACGACCTCGTGTTGACGGTCGTCGACCGGATCCTGTGGCGCATCGGGCGGTCGGCACGCGACGCGATCACGCCGGAGATGGCACCCATCGACGCGGTGCGCGCCTACCTGCTGGCGGCGAACGCCGCGGTCGGACTCGTCACCGAGACGTTCGCCCGCGACCTGGCCGCGGTGCCGAGCGCTCAGGCGGTGGGCGACGCGCACAACGGCTACCTCGTCGCCGTCACCCGCTGCTTGCTCGATCTCGCCGTGGAGCGCGGCGACGTCGCGGACGTCGACACCGCGGCCGTCGCTCACGTCGTCGCCAGTCTCGGGCGGGACCTCTCCCAGCCGGAGGTGAGCAGCACACTGCGCACATCACCGCGCGTCGCGGCCGACGCCGTCGTCGACGTCATCTTGAACGGCTTGTCCGCACGGCGGGCGAGCTGA